The sequence ACTTGATGAATTTGGAGTTAAAACTGAACTATACCAGCCAGGCTATTATACAGCAGATTCTATAGAAACTATCAGTAGCATAACGAGTGCTGCAGTGAAGGCGAGGGCTAAAATCTTTAATTTAATAACAGTTGAAGATGTAATGTTACAGGACGAAAGAGTTACCGGGCTTGTTCTTAACTGGGGAGCAGTAAAGCTTGCAAGTCTCCATGTAGACCCACTCACAATAAGGGCAAAGTTTGTTATCGAAGCTACAGGACATGCAATTGAACTCCTTAAAATACTCGAAAAAAAGGTAGGTAAAAAGCTCAAAACTCCATCCGGTGGAATAGAAGGCGAGCGTCCAATGTGGGCTGAGGTTGGTGAGAACCTAATTCTCAATAATACAAGAGAAATATTTCCAGGTGTATGGGTAGTTGGGATGGCTGCAAATGCAGCTTATGGGGCACCAAGGATGGGTCCTATCTTTGGTGGTATGTTGTTATCAGGTAAGCACTGCGCACAAAAAATACTTGAACTCCTCCCTTGAAGTTATTAAATTCCTGGTGTTATCTTTTGATCTACAGATGTTGCTCCGTGTTGGACCCTTAATATCAGTATACTCTTTATAGGGTCTCTGCTCTTCTTAAAACTTAAAATACCAGTTACACCTTTAAAATCTCTTACTTTACTTAGCTCATTAACAATAGTTTCACAATTAGCATCTTTCAGTTGCAAATACGCTAAAAGCTTTATTGCATCGTATCCAAGTGCACAAAAGCTTGTCGGCTCCAATACAAATCTACTAACATAATTGGCTCTAAAATCCTCTACTTCAGGGTCTTTGCTAAAGAAGTGTGTACAGTAAAAGTTAGTCCCAGTCCTTTTACCAGTTAAATCAAGTAATCTTGGTGAATCCCAGCCATCTCCACCAAGCAGTGGAGTAGGAATACCCATCTCCCTTGCCTGCTTAATTATAAGCCCAACTTGTGGATAATATCCTGGTACAAATATA is a genomic window of bacterium containing:
- a CDS encoding sulfide-dependent adenosine diphosphate thiazole synthase, giving the protein MKLDDVIISKAIIDRYTKKLLDCLEVDVAVAGAGPAGLTAGYFIAKSNKKVAIFESKLSVGGGMWGGGMMFNEIVVQDKGKEILDEFGVKTELYQPGYYTADSIETISSITSAAVKARAKIFNLITVEDVMLQDERVTGLVLNWGAVKLASLHVDPLTIRAKFVIEATGHAIELLKILEKKVGKKLKTPSGGIEGERPMWAEVGENLILNNTREIFPGVWVVGMAANAAYGAPRMGPIFGGMLLSGKHCAQKILELLP